Proteins from one Canis lupus familiaris isolate Mischka breed German Shepherd chromosome 26, alternate assembly UU_Cfam_GSD_1.0, whole genome shotgun sequence genomic window:
- the LOC100684247 gene encoding oligosaccharyltransferase complex subunit OSTC-like: MFGFAGVVLSPVEAQKVVRYLAQVGRETPAATNMETLYRVPFLVLECPNLKLKKPPWVHMPSAMTVYALVVVSYLITGGIIYDVIVEPPSVGSMTDEHGHQRPVAFLAYRVNGQYIMEGLASSFLFTMGGLGFIILDRSNAPNIPKLNRFLLFIGFVCVLLSFFMARVFMRMKLPGYLMG; the protein is encoded by the coding sequence ATGTTTGGCTTTGCTGGTGTGGTCCTCTCCCCAGTGGAAGCTCAGAAGGTAGTAAGATACCTTGCTCAGGTCGGGAGAGAAACCCCTGCCGCCACCAACATGGAGACCTTGTACCGTGTACCGTTCTTAGTGCTCGAATGCCCCAACCTGAAGCTGAAGAAGCCGCCCTGGGTGCACATGCCGTCGGCCATGACGGTGTACGCTCTGGTGGTGGTGTCTTACCTCATCACCGGAGGAATAATTTATGATGTTATTGTTGAACCTCCAAGTGTTGGTTCTATGACTGATGAACATGGACATCAGAGACCAGTAGCTTTCTTGGCCTACAGAGTAAATGGACAATATATTATGGAAGGACTTGCATCCAGCTTCCTGTTTACAATGGGAGGTTTAGGCTTCATAATCCTGGACCGATCGAATGCACCAAACATTCCAAAGCTCAATAGATTTCTTCTATTCATTGGATTCGTCTGTGTCCTATTGAGTTTTTTCATGGCTAGAGTATTCATGAGAATGAAACTGCCGGGCTACCTGATGGgttaa